The region AACATTTTGGACAAAATTTTTTACACGATCAAAATGTGCTGAACAAAATCATCCAATCGATTCCCAAAGATATGCAAAACATAGTAGAAATTGGGCCTGGCTTAGGTGATTTGACGTCAAAAATTTTGCAAATTTCAGATTCGGTTACGAGCTACGAGATAGATAGCGAGCTTTACGAACTGCTTGAAAAAAAGTTTGCAAAAGAGATCAAAGACGGACGATTAAGACTTTTTTGCGCAGATGCGTTAAGTCGGTGGGACGAAAGTGGTTTGAGTGAGACAGACTACTTTTTAACGGCAAATTTGCCCTACTACGTCGCCACCAAGATGATTTTAAACGCTATCGAAGATGAGAGATGTCGCGGACTTGTTGTAATGATACAAAAAGAGGTCGCGGTCAAATTTAGCGCCAAAGGCGGCGAGAGCGAATTTAGCGCGCTGGCGATTTTAGCATCGCTTCAAGGTGGCTGTGAGCTGCTTTTTGACGTGCCAAGCGAGTGTTTTAACCCGCCTCCAAAAGTAACCTCATCTGTTATAAAGATCCAAAAAAGCAAAAATTTGATAGGCAAAAATGCTGTTTTTAATACCGAATTCGAGTATGAAAAATTTAAAAAATTTTTAAAAACCGCTTTTAGCGCACCAAGAAAGACGCTTAGTAAAAATTTATCGGCAAATTTCGATAAATGCTTGCTGGCTGAAATTTACGGCGAGCTAAATTTGAGCCAAAATTTACGTCCTCACGAGATCGATGTCAATCTTTATCTAAAAATATTTGAAAAATTAAAGGTAAAAGATGAACGAAGACAAAGTTGTAGTCTCCAAAGGAAAGAGCAATAAAAAGCGAAGATTTCGCCCGAAAAACAAAAACAATCAAGGCGAAAACAATGCAGAAATAAGTGCCGAACAAAAAGCGAGCAATAACGTTATAGATAATTTTTTTGCGACTTCTTTTGACGGCGAAACGCAAAATAAAAGCCACGAAAGCTCCGCTAAACAAAACGGCAAAAAAGCCAACTCAAAGCAGCACAAAAAACCAAATTCTCAAAATGGCGGACAAAATTCTCAAAATAATTCAAAAAACGGCAAGAAAAACGCTGAAAATAAAAATGCTAGCACTCAGCAAAACAACCAAAACGGCTCAAACGATGATGCACAAAAGCCAAAAAAGAGTAAAAAGCCGAAAAAAAATTTGCCCGCCAAACTAAACGGTAACGAGCAATGGCAACAAGACATCGCAAGCGCGATAGAGGCGAACAAAGCCGCTCAAGAACTTCGGCTTGAACCGCTAAAATATCTAAATTCAAGCGATCACAAAGTCCGAGTAACTCCTCTTGGCGGACTTGGCGAGATCGGCGGAAACATGACGGTGTTTGAGACCGAAACAAGCGCGATAATCGTAGATATCGGCATGAGCTTCCCAAGCGAGAGCATGCACGGAGTTGATATACTCATACCTGACTTTGACTACGTGCGAAAGATAAAAGAGAAGATAAAAGGCGTTATTATAACTCACGCGCACGAAGATCATATCGGTGCGGTGCCGTATTTTTATAAAGAGTTTAAATTTCCTATCTACGCTACGCCTCTTCCGCTTGGAATGATAAATAACAAATTTGAAGAGCATGGGCTAAAGCAGGAGCGTTCGCTATTTCGCTCGGTTGAAAAGCGAAAGCCTTATCTAATCGGTGATTTTGAAGTGGAGTGGATACATATAACTCACTCGATTATCGATTCATCCGCACTTGCCATTACGACAAAGGCGGGTACGATCTTGCACACGGGTGACTTTAAGATAGATCACACGCCCATAGACGGCTATCCGACCGACTTAGGACGTATCGCATACTACGGCGAGCGAGGTGTGCTGTGCTTGATGAGTGATAGCACAAACAGCTACAGAGAAGGTATCACAAAGAGCGAAAGCAGCGTAGGAAAGACCTTTGACGCGATATTTGCCAAATCCAAAGGGCGCGTGATAATGAGCACATTTAGCTCAAACATCCACCGCGTATATCAGGCTATCGAGTGGGGGCTTAAATATAACCGCAAAGTCTGCGTCATCGGCAGAAGCATGGAACGCAACTTATACACCGCAATGGAGCTGGGCTACGTAAAGCTTGATAAGAAAATTTTCATAGATGCAAATGAGGTCGGCAAATACAAAGACAATGAGGTGCTAATCGTAACCACTGGCAGCCAAGGCGAAACGATGAGCGCGCTATATCGCATGGCGACCGATGAGCATAAATATATAAAAATTAAGCCGACCGATCAGATCATAATAAGCTCTAAAGCGATCCCGGGAAATGAAGGAAGCGTATCGACGGTGCTAAATTTCTTAATAAAATCAGGCGCAAGCGTAGCGTATCAGGATTTTAGCGAAATTCACGTAAGCGGACACGCGGCACAAGAGGAGCAAAAGCTCATGATCCGCTTAACAAAGCCGAAATTTTTCCTTCCTGTTCACGGCGAATACAACCACATCGCAAAACACAAAGAGACAGCCATAAGCTGCGGAGTGGACGAGCGAAACATATATCTTATGAGCGACGGCGATCAGGTTGAAATTTGCCAAAAATACATGAAAAGAGCAAAAACCGTTAAGACCGGTAAAGTCTTTATAGATAATCAAATCAACAAGCAAATTTCAGACGATGTCGTTATCGACCGCCAAAATTTGGCAGAAGCGGGCGTAGTAATGATCATCGCTCAAATTTCACGTCACAGCCAAAAGCTCATAAACAAACCGCGTGTAATTAGCTACGGTCTTGTTGCAGACAAGCAAGACGGGGAATTTAGCAAAGAGATGGAAGAGGTGCTCGTGCAGTTTTTAAGCAACGTAAAAGAAGAGCTTCTCAAAGACAGCCGCATGCTTGAAAGCCAAGTGCGCCAAGTGATAAGAAAGCATATATTTAGAAAAGTGAAAAAATACCCGACTATCGTTCCGATAATTTATTTGATGTAAGGTTTAAAATGCAAGATATGATACAAATCGCAAGCGAAGTGCTAAAAGAAGAGGCCGCCGAGCTCATTCGTCAGGCTAACAAGCTTGGAAGCGAGATAGATAAGGCGGTAAATTTGATGTATAACGCCAAAGGCAAGGTTATCGTAACGGGAGTCGGCAAAAGCGGTCATATCGGCGCTAAGATAGCTGCCACGCTTGCAAGCACGGGCACGCCAAGCTTTTTTATACACCCGACCGAAGCGATGCACGGCGACCTTGGTATGATAGATGAAAATGACGTTGTTTTGGCGATAAGCTTTAGCGGCGAAAGCGATGAGCTCGTGCGAATTTTGCCGCATATCAAGCGATTTGGTATCAAGATAATCGGCATGGCAAAGAGCAAGGAAAGCAGCCTTGGTAAATTTAGCGACGCGCTTTTAAATTTAGACATCATCAAAGAGGCTTGCCCACTAAATATCGCTCCGACAACATCAACTACCCTAACCTTAGCGCTTGGCGACGCGCTTGCGGTTTGCCTGATGAGAAAAAGAGAATTTAAGCAAGAAGATTTTGCAAATTTCCACCCGGGTGGAAGCCTTGGCAAAAGGCTATTTGTCAAGGTCAAAGACGTGATGAAAACGCAAAATTTACCGATCATAAAAGATGACGTTAGTCTTAAAACAGCGATTGACGCGATGACTCACGGCAAGCTTGGCAATGTACTGTTGGTTGATGGCGAGGGCAAATTAAAGGCTGTTTTAAGCGACGGAGACTTACGTAGAGCGCTTATGAGCGAGAGCTTTGACATCAACGAAAAAGCGATAACATACGCAACCAAAACGCCAAAAACACTAACAAACAAAGAGATGTTAGCGATAGATTCGCTAAGGCTGATTGAGGAGTATAAGATCCAAATTTTAGTAGTGCTTGACGAGGGCGAAAGACCGATTGGAGTGCTACACATACACGATTTATCGAGCTTGGGGCTATGATGGAAAATTCAAAAATGAGACTAAATAAATTCATCTCGCACAACACAAGCTACTCGCGCCGAGAGGCTGATGAGCTCATCAAAAACGGCAAAGTTAGCGTAAATAACCGAGTTGTTAGTGAGCTTGCCACAAGCGTTAGCGATGAAGATAAAGTTAAGATAAACGGTCGCCTGGTGAAGCTTAAAAAGGATTTTACAGTGATCGCCTATCACAAACAAAAGGGCGAGCTTGTTAGCAAAAAAGATGATCGCGGACGAAAGACGATATATGATAGCTTGCCGCGAAATTTTGCTAAATTTGTAAGCGTTGGAAGGCTTGATTATGCGAGCGAAGGGCTTTTGCTGCTAACTGACGCACCTGCAATCGCAACTGCGCTCATGGAAAGCGACATAGAAAGAATGTACTATCTAAAAGTGAAAGGTGAAGTAGGGCAGGAGGTGATAACCGCGATGCAAGAGGGCTTTTTCGCTGCAGACGCAACCAAAGGCGCGCATGCTAAAACCGAGATCAAATCAATGGAATTTAAGCCTTTTTTGGCGTATAAAATTTTTGGCTCAAGCGGAGGATACACAAAGCTAAAAGTCATCATAAACGAGGGTAAAAATCGAGAGTTAAGAAGGTTTTTTGGGTATTTTGATCTTGAAGTTATGGATCTGAAGCGAGTGAGTTTCGGTCGAGTTGATCTTGGTATGCTAAAGCCTGGCAAATGGCGCTACTTTGAAAACAGCGAATACGAAGACTTACGGGATTTTTTAAAAACCAACAAAATTCGCTACTAAATTTAGCCGACCTCTTCGGCTAAATTCTTAAATTTCACACTACATAATTCTTTTTCGTTAAACTTCTACAAAATCAAAAAATAGGAGAAACATGAAAAATTTACTTGAGAAATTTGCAAATTCCAACTGCGATATTAATTTTGCAAGATTTGCAGTAATCTTGATATTTTGTATTTTTGGGAATTTCAAATGGTTTGAATTTGAAGTTGAAGCATTAAAGCCATTGTTTTCTACCACTTGGTTAAATTTCTTATCCGCTTTACTTGGCTCTCACGGCGCAAGTTATTTTTTAGGAGTTGTTGAAACCGTTGCTTATATCTCGCTCATTATCGGGTATTTTAAACCAAAAGCAGGAGTTTTAGGATCTTTGATAGTTATAGTTACAGCACTAACGACACTTAGCCTACTGCCTCAGCTTGGCAAACCGGATGGATTTATCTTAAAAGATATCTTTACTCTATCATTGGGTCTTATTTTATTGAAACATGATTTATTAAGATTAAAATCACAGAACAAAGACTGCAAATTTAGTTAATAATACAAACTTTCATTCTCTCCTTTATCCTGCTCATATTAAAAATTAAAATTGAGCAGGACTCTTTTTATAATCCTTGACAAACTATTTTTAAAGTTATATACTTGCTCAAATGAATAATTGTTCATATATAAAGGTAAAAAATGCAAGAAAATATACAAAATAACGATTTACAAGCGGTTTGTGAAAGCACGATCATACATCAAGATGTGATAGAAAAAGTAAGAAGCGAGCTGAAAAGCGAAGAAATCCTATACGATCTTGGCGATTTTTTTAAAATTTTAGGCGACACGACTAGGATAAAAATTTTAAGCGCACTATCCAAATCGCAAATGTGTGTCTGCGATATCGCGGCACTTTTTGGCATGAGCCACTCGGCCATCTCGCATCAACTTAGAGTGCTCAAGCAAGGAAGGTTAGTTAAGCACAAAAAGCAGGGCAAGGTGGTTTATTATTCACTTGATGACGAACACGTAAAAAGTATCATCGAACAAGGGCTTACACACATCATGGAGAGATAAAATGAGCACCAAGATAACTCTATTGCTTGAAAATTTAACTTGCGCTAATTGCGCTGCGAAGATCGAAGCGAAAATAGCAAAAATGAACAGTATCAAAGAGGCGAATTTAGACTTTTTGGGGCAAAAAATTTCAATAACAAGCGACAAAAAAATAAATACAAATGAGTTTATCAAAGAAATTCAAGCTCTCGTTGACAGCATAGAAGATGGCGTGCTAGTAAGTGAGAAAAAGGTGAATTTAAATTCGCATGAAAGCTTGAAAGAAAACACCAAAACAAAACTCATAGCCCTTAAGATAGTGGTAGGCTCGGTGATATTTGCCTTCGCTCTTGCCGCTCCTATCGATCATGGGCTTAAATTTGCCCTGCTTTTCATAAGCTACCTGACAATAGGCGGAGGAGTTGTGGCAAATGCCGCCAGAAACATCATAAAAGGACGTGTGTTTGATGAAAATTTCCTTATGAGTATAGCCACGATCGGGGCTTTTGCCATAGGCGAGTACTCCGAAGCTGTTGCGGTTATGCTTTTTTACAGGATAGGCGAGCTGTTTCAAGAAACGGCTGTAAATAAATCTCGCAAATCAATCGCCTCACTAATGGACATAAGGCCTGAATTTGCAAATTTAAAACTCGGCGCACAGGTACAAAAAGTCTCGCCTCAAAAGGTTCAGATAGGAGATCTCATCGTCGTAAAACCAGGCGAAAAAGTGCCTCTTGACGGCGAGATCGTAGAGGGATTTTCGACTTTTGACACCTCCGCGCTAACAGGAGAATCCTTACCAAAAGAGATCGGCGTAGGGCAAAGCGCACTAAGCGGCTATATAAACAAAAGCGCACTGGTAACGATAAAGGTAAGTAAAATTTTTGCCGAATCAACAGTTTCAAAGATACTTGATCTAGTCCAAAACGCAAGCTCCAGAAAATCAAAAACCGAAAATTTCATCACTAAATTTGCAAGATACTACACGCCAAGCGTAGTTTTTATCGCTCTTATAATCGCCTTTGTCCCGCCGCTTGTGTTTAACGAAGAGCTTGCGGCTTGGGTTTATAAAGCGCTTGTGTTTTTGGTTATCTCATGCCCTTGCGCACTTGTGGTTTCAATCCCGCTTGGGTTTTTCGGCGGGATCGCAGGAGCTTCAAGGCACGGCATACTCATCAAGGGTGCAAACTATTTAGAGGCGTTAAACAGCGTGGACACGGTCGTATTTGACAAAACAGGAACGCTTACAAAGGGAATTTTCAAAGTAAGCCAAATCAAGCTAAACGACAAAAATTTACAAATAAAAAACCAAGAGGAATTCCTAAAACTAGTAGCTCACGCGGAATTTTTCTCAACCCATCCGGTAGCAACTTCGATCGTAAAAGAGTATGAAAGAACAGGCGGCAACATAGACGAGTCGCTCGTGCTTAAATTTGAAGAGATGGCGGGGCGGGGCATAAAAGCAAACATAAACGGCAAAGAGATAGTGGCGGGTAATGCTAAATTTATGCTCTCGCAAGGAGTTAAATTCAAAGCTTCAGCCCAACTTGAAACGGTGCTTTATGCAGCCGTAGACGGTAAATTTGCAGGCAAATTTATAATAACCGACGAGCTAAAAACAGATGCCAAAGAGGCAATTTTGCAAATCAAAAAAGAGGGCGCAAAAGAGATAGTAATGCTAACGGGCGATAATCAAAATATCGCCCAAAACATCGCAAATAAACTTGGCATAACAAAATTTTTTGCAGAGCTTTTACCGACGCAAAAGGTTGAAATTTTGGAAGAAATTTTAGCCCAAAAAGTAGGGCAGGGCAAAGTGGCTTTCATAGGAGACGGCATAAATGACGCGCCCGTGCTTGCAAGAGCCGACGT is a window of Campylobacter sp. CCUG 57310 DNA encoding:
- the rsmA gene encoding 16S rRNA (adenine(1518)-N(6)/adenine(1519)-N(6))-dimethyltransferase RsmA produces the protein MIKAKKHFGQNFLHDQNVLNKIIQSIPKDMQNIVEIGPGLGDLTSKILQISDSVTSYEIDSELYELLEKKFAKEIKDGRLRLFCADALSRWDESGLSETDYFLTANLPYYVATKMILNAIEDERCRGLVVMIQKEVAVKFSAKGGESEFSALAILASLQGGCELLFDVPSECFNPPPKVTSSVIKIQKSKNLIGKNAVFNTEFEYEKFKKFLKTAFSAPRKTLSKNLSANFDKCLLAEIYGELNLSQNLRPHEIDVNLYLKIFEKLKVKDERRQSCSLQRKEQ
- a CDS encoding ribonuclease J translates to MNEDKVVVSKGKSNKKRRFRPKNKNNQGENNAEISAEQKASNNVIDNFFATSFDGETQNKSHESSAKQNGKKANSKQHKKPNSQNGGQNSQNNSKNGKKNAENKNASTQQNNQNGSNDDAQKPKKSKKPKKNLPAKLNGNEQWQQDIASAIEANKAAQELRLEPLKYLNSSDHKVRVTPLGGLGEIGGNMTVFETETSAIIVDIGMSFPSESMHGVDILIPDFDYVRKIKEKIKGVIITHAHEDHIGAVPYFYKEFKFPIYATPLPLGMINNKFEEHGLKQERSLFRSVEKRKPYLIGDFEVEWIHITHSIIDSSALAITTKAGTILHTGDFKIDHTPIDGYPTDLGRIAYYGERGVLCLMSDSTNSYREGITKSESSVGKTFDAIFAKSKGRVIMSTFSSNIHRVYQAIEWGLKYNRKVCVIGRSMERNLYTAMELGYVKLDKKIFIDANEVGKYKDNEVLIVTTGSQGETMSALYRMATDEHKYIKIKPTDQIIISSKAIPGNEGSVSTVLNFLIKSGASVAYQDFSEIHVSGHAAQEEQKLMIRLTKPKFFLPVHGEYNHIAKHKETAISCGVDERNIYLMSDGDQVEICQKYMKRAKTVKTGKVFIDNQINKQISDDVVIDRQNLAEAGVVMIIAQISRHSQKLINKPRVISYGLVADKQDGEFSKEMEEVLVQFLSNVKEELLKDSRMLESQVRQVIRKHIFRKVKKYPTIVPIIYLM
- a CDS encoding SIS domain-containing protein, which translates into the protein MQDMIQIASEVLKEEAAELIRQANKLGSEIDKAVNLMYNAKGKVIVTGVGKSGHIGAKIAATLASTGTPSFFIHPTEAMHGDLGMIDENDVVLAISFSGESDELVRILPHIKRFGIKIIGMAKSKESSLGKFSDALLNLDIIKEACPLNIAPTTSTTLTLALGDALAVCLMRKREFKQEDFANFHPGGSLGKRLFVKVKDVMKTQNLPIIKDDVSLKTAIDAMTHGKLGNVLLVDGEGKLKAVLSDGDLRRALMSESFDINEKAITYATKTPKTLTNKEMLAIDSLRLIEEYKIQILVVLDEGERPIGVLHIHDLSSLGL
- a CDS encoding pseudouridine synthase, whose product is MRLNKFISHNTSYSRREADELIKNGKVSVNNRVVSELATSVSDEDKVKINGRLVKLKKDFTVIAYHKQKGELVSKKDDRGRKTIYDSLPRNFAKFVSVGRLDYASEGLLLLTDAPAIATALMESDIERMYYLKVKGEVGQEVITAMQEGFFAADATKGAHAKTEIKSMEFKPFLAYKIFGSSGGYTKLKVIINEGKNRELRRFFGYFDLEVMDLKRVSFGRVDLGMLKPGKWRYFENSEYEDLRDFLKTNKIRY
- a CDS encoding DUF417 family protein; amino-acid sequence: MKNLLEKFANSNCDINFARFAVILIFCIFGNFKWFEFEVEALKPLFSTTWLNFLSALLGSHGASYFLGVVETVAYISLIIGYFKPKAGVLGSLIVIVTALTTLSLLPQLGKPDGFILKDIFTLSLGLILLKHDLLRLKSQNKDCKFS
- a CDS encoding metalloregulator ArsR/SmtB family transcription factor, translated to MQENIQNNDLQAVCESTIIHQDVIEKVRSELKSEEILYDLGDFFKILGDTTRIKILSALSKSQMCVCDIAALFGMSHSAISHQLRVLKQGRLVKHKKQGKVVYYSLDDEHVKSIIEQGLTHIMER
- a CDS encoding heavy metal translocating P-type ATPase; the encoded protein is MSTKITLLLENLTCANCAAKIEAKIAKMNSIKEANLDFLGQKISITSDKKINTNEFIKEIQALVDSIEDGVLVSEKKVNLNSHESLKENTKTKLIALKIVVGSVIFAFALAAPIDHGLKFALLFISYLTIGGGVVANAARNIIKGRVFDENFLMSIATIGAFAIGEYSEAVAVMLFYRIGELFQETAVNKSRKSIASLMDIRPEFANLKLGAQVQKVSPQKVQIGDLIVVKPGEKVPLDGEIVEGFSTFDTSALTGESLPKEIGVGQSALSGYINKSALVTIKVSKIFAESTVSKILDLVQNASSRKSKTENFITKFARYYTPSVVFIALIIAFVPPLVFNEELAAWVYKALVFLVISCPCALVVSIPLGFFGGIAGASRHGILIKGANYLEALNSVDTVVFDKTGTLTKGIFKVSQIKLNDKNLQIKNQEEFLKLVAHAEFFSTHPVATSIVKEYERTGGNIDESLVLKFEEMAGRGIKANINGKEIVAGNAKFMLSQGVKFKASAQLETVLYAAVDGKFAGKFIITDELKTDAKEAILQIKKEGAKEIVMLTGDNQNIAQNIANKLGITKFFAELLPTQKVEILEEILAQKVGQGKVAFIGDGINDAPVLARADVGVAMGAAGSDAAIEAADIVIMNDEPSKVATAIKIAKKTRTIVWQNIVFALGVKVAIMIMGALGYATMWEAVFGDVGVALIAILNAIRTIK